A part of Silurus meridionalis isolate SWU-2019-XX chromosome 18, ASM1480568v1, whole genome shotgun sequence genomic DNA contains:
- the LOC124401720 gene encoding trace amine-associated receptor 6-like, translating into MNLTELNLSDRCEHFSCPERSVSPAVYILLYVCSAAVVLLTVCGNLLVIISVFHFKQLHTPTNMLVLSLAVSDFFVGALIMPFMLIWTIESCWIFGRGFCTFFLLVGGVLITLSLYNIALIAVDRYLALSNPFFYTNSISRRTMSIVVYSNWCMCLGYAITIFYFTGKVMDFVLCPGEDSFMNEVWSVIDLVVSFIFPLSVIIILYSRVFLIAKKHATAIRELNNHTRPQTQKITSHSMKSERKAAKVLGILVAVFLACLLPYYIYSLLGDIIEVPAETIHKIIIILYLNSTINPVIYALFYPWFRRCIKLIITLQIFHIDSALINVIS; encoded by the coding sequence ATGAACCTGACGGAATTGAATCTCTCGGATCgctgtgagcatttctcctgtccagagagatctgtatctcctgcagtttatatcttactgtacgtgtgttcagctgctgtggttcttctaacagtgtgtggaaatctgctcgtcatcatctctgtttttcacttcaagcagcttcacactcCGACCAACATGCTCGTGCTCTCTCTGGCCGTGTCGGATTTCTTTGTTGGTGCTTTAATAATGCCATTTATGTTAATCTGGACGATCGAGTCATGTTGGATATTCGGAAGAGGATTctgcaccttttttttgttagtaGGTGGTGTCCTTATAACCCTGTCCTTATATAATATTGCCCTTATAGCTGTGGATCGCTATTTGGCGCTCTCAAACCCATTTTTCTACACAAACTCCATCTCTAGGAGGACTATGAGCATCGTGGTTTATTCTAACTGGTGTATGTGTCTGGGGTATGCCATAacaatcttttattttactgGAAAAGTCATGGATTTTGTATTGTGTCCTGGAGAGGACTCATTTATGAATGAGGTTTGGTCTGTAATTGATCTTGTTGtatcatttatatttccactttctgtcataatcatattgtacagtcgggtttttctgatcgctaagaaacacgccactgctatcagagagcttaataatcacacacgacctcaaacacagaaaatcacctcccactccatgaaatctgagagaaaagcagccaaagtcctcggCATTTTAGTGGCTGTGTTTCTGGCGTGTTTACTTCCTTATTATATTTACTCTTTATTAGGTGACATTATTGAAGTTCCGGCAGAAACTATTcataaaatcatcatcattctttATCTGAATTCCACCATTAATCCGGTTATTTATGCTCTGTTTTATccgtggtttaggaggtgcattaaattaattataactctGCAAATATTCCACATAGATTCGGCTTTAATCAATGTGATTTCATAA